The Drosophila sechellia strain sech25 chromosome 2L, ASM438219v1, whole genome shotgun sequence region AACGACTGCCAGCACCACGCTGGCAGTTTAATGATGTGATTTCTGTTTTTGTGCACTGGGGATTATGGCGAGCTGGGCTCAAAGGTTGAAAGGAATTCACTCTGAGAAACATTTCAGATCGCTCAGCAAACTTCGTTCGCATTGTTACTCACTTTTCCGACACGCACACAATCACAGTCAAAATGGCCtgcaaaaagaaaaccaaactGTGGGAACCAATGACCAAGGATGAATTGAAGTCCACCACACAGGCGATGCTCGAGGAGGGCGCCAGGGGTTTAAGGACGATTTCTACGCAGCAGAAAAAGCTGGTCAACTTTCAGTCGTTCAATATGGATGAGTGAGTGGAAAATTATGCTGTTTAGGGATATATCGGGATCGGATTAGGGATATTATATCGGGAAAATGCGAGCAGTAAGAAGTGCAGCTTAAGGTACTTCGTTTCGAAATCCGATCTCTGCTTGGAAAAATCCATGTTTATATTTGgattgtttatttaaatgtgatcttttactttactttttcGCAGTCCCCGTTACGGAATTTCCCTAGTCGAGGACAACATGGAACCCCCCATGTTGTCGAGCTACACAAGGCAATACTCCCAGCCGTATCCAAATCGTTGTAAGCCCTTTGTTGTAAAGACGGAAACACCAGATCCCATATTCAATCGAAAACCGAAAAACGATTTTGAGTTTACCACAGGACTGGATTTTAAGTTTCTCGATGATCACATGCACAATCTTTCCGAAACACGCAAGAAAGTCAACTTCTTTCGGCAATTGAGGTGAGATATCTAATCTTAATCGGTtgcaatattaaaaatttcatGTGTTACACAGGAATCAATCATTTCTTCAGTATTGACAAGGGCTAAAGTTGTTCGGGCTAAAAttacaaaaccaaaactatTAATTTGTAACAATTTGACTCCATCATCGGCAAAGTCACGCAACGTGGCTCCTATTTTAAGAGCTTTCAATTGTGCCATGATTATAAATTACCCCTCATTATGTTCCGGGAAAAATGTGTCAATTGCATTTTCCATTACCCCTTCGTTTTCGAtagaaatcaattaattttgcataaataaactCCATTGTCAGCGTGGTCAGGGGAGAGCCATGTGCTCGACTATTATTAGGTTATAGCCGGTACACTTTTCTTGGAAAAATATCAagcaaattgcaattaataATGCAGAAGGCAGCAAGCCAAGTCCGATACTCGGCCATTGCTGCGATATTCGCCGCGGGCACTGGCATTGCtgccaatttgcataaatgctAGAAGAGCTCTCCCGTTGGCCAGTGGGATGTCGGGCATGAGGGTGGTGTCAAACTAATGGCAGTCTATGACAGGGATCTGATTTATTATGCACGGTAATTAGTTTGGCCTCCTTAGTGTCCGAATGGAAGCCAATAAACCAGGCTGACATGCCGCTGCATTGATTTTGCCCCGAGGAAAGCGCGCATAAGCGATGGATTTCCTTCTACCGTCCAGCACCGCCAGCATCGCCCCAATGGAGTGGCCAAAACATAACAATCTCCGGCAGACAGGAGTATGAAAGTCGGTATGAATGTTCCGAAGTGTCAGCCTGCGGAGGAAGGAGCTGTTGCCTATGCATTGTGACTCCACAGCACTATGGGgcatttggcctgttttttttgcaaaaatgtgtttttcacaagtatgcaaaattgaagtattttagtattaatACATTGGAAATATGTTAAACTATTATGTTTTAGCCGGCAAAATTTTAACAGTGTACTGTTATAATAACAGCTGTTAAAGTCGGCTGTTGCGAGCATATACCAGGTGGCTGCAATACGCGCAAAATTTAGCTTAACTTTCAAagtgttaaaattttaaaagaagaTCGCAAATgagtaaaatttaaattggatAATCAATATTGAGGTTtgtattatgtatatatattaatatattgtttattgtgtgCGTCTATTTCTaacaatttgtacatttagcaAGTGGTGTCAACATGTAGCTGTTAGaaataaatttcaactttgaatagagctacaaaaatttgttcaaatttgttCAGTAAGT contains the following coding sequences:
- the LOC6611373 gene encoding uncharacterized protein LOC6611373 isoform X2; translation: MEPPMLSSYTRQYSQPYPNRCKPFVVKTETPDPIFNRKPKNDFEFTTGLDFKFLDDHMHNLSETRKKVNFFRQLRNQSFLQY
- the LOC6611373 gene encoding uncharacterized protein LOC6611373 isoform X1, yielding MACKKKTKLWEPMTKDELKSTTQAMLEEGARGLRTISTQQKKLVNFQSFNMDDPRYGISLVEDNMEPPMLSSYTRQYSQPYPNRCKPFVVKTETPDPIFNRKPKNDFEFTTGLDFKFLDDHMHNLSETRKKVNFFRQLRNQSFLQY